Proteins co-encoded in one Colletes latitarsis isolate SP2378_abdomen chromosome 2, iyColLati1, whole genome shotgun sequence genomic window:
- the Rpiiic53 gene encoding RNA polymerase III subunit C53 isoform X1, which translates to MASDKSVNSNHTLSTNVKIKVEPGTSMPVSIKNIKTEPGLSTTTTTTRLTSFRLPRDLTLGGNIKTEKSKKVYTPNLNAQRTKKKDDGVQNDSIKPVKGQEHNRGRGRGDRGKRTDRGRGKGSNLIQSSGIWSSGTSNTQIIKHGGGGGGGGTRDSDRSTQSALERPKLELNRNINKAEEEEKLKQLLRDDFIDDGEPLDYENGPIMLPMFKEAKVHKEEVKEKIEEEQDRKPTILENGEILSPKHEFKVKVPKFGVELKEDFDSIPKMIENKTNSYILIQFPDCLPGFVSNEEDTRPTRSNASNHDKENAHNSETNMCTLNSLKPGILGKLQILKSGKTRLLLGENNLIVDVGSHLSFRQDLLAAKVDTEQLNGDLINLGPVSNTLICSPDWESMLAKL; encoded by the exons ATGGCTTCTGATAAGTCTGTTAATTCAAATCATACGCTTTCGACAAACGTTAAAATAAAAGTAGAGCCTGGGACATCGATGCCTGTTTCCATAAAGAACATTAAAACTGAACCTGGCTTATCTACTACTACAACAACAACCAGGTTAACTTCTTTCCGCTTGCCAAGAGACTTAACATTGGGAGGCAATATTAAGACTGAAAAATCCAAAAAAGTATACACGCCAAATTTAAATGCTCAAAGGACAAAGAAGAAAGA CGATGGGGTACAAAATGATTCGATAAAACCAGTTAAGGGTCAGGAACATAATAGAGGACGTGGCAGGGGTGACAGAGGTAAAAGGACCGATAGAGGACGTGGAAAAGGAAGCAACCTAATACAA TCTAGTGGTATATGGTCTAGTGGCACATCAAACACGCAAATAATAAAACacggcggcggcggtggtggaGGTGGTACTAGAGATAGTGATAGAAGCACTCAGTCAGCCCTAGAAAGGCCAAAACTCGAGTTAAATCGCAATATTAATAAAGCAGAAGAAgaggaaaaattaaaacaattGCTGAGAGATGATTTTATAGATGATGGAGAACCTTTAGATTATGAGAATGGACCTATTATGTTACCAATGTTCAAGGAag CGAAAGTGCACAAAGAAGAAGTTAAAGAGAAAATCGAAGAAGAACAGGACAGAAAACCAACTATTTTGGAGAATGGAGAGA TATTATCACCAAAACATGAATTTAAAGTTAAGGTACCAAAATTTGGTGTGGAATTGAAAGAAGACTTTGATAGCATTCCCAAAATGATTGAAAATAAGACAAATTCTTACATTTTAATACAG TTTCCAGATTGTTTACCAGGTTTTGTAAGCAATGAAGAAGATACTAGACCAACTCGTTCGAACGCTTCAAATCACGACAAAGAAAATGCACACAATTCGGAAACAAACATGTGCACTTTAAATAGCTTGAAGCCTGGTATTCTAggcaaattacaaattttaaaatCTGGCAAAACACGCTTGTTATTGGGTGAAAACAACTTGATTGTGGACGTTGGATCACACCTTAGTTTCCGACAA GATCTCCTCGCCGCTAAAGTAGATACCGAACAATTAAATGGCGATTTAATTAATCTTGGACCTGTCAGCAATACACTTATTTGTTCACCTGATTGGGAATCCATGTTGGccaaattgtaa
- the Rpiiic53 gene encoding RNA polymerase III subunit C53 isoform X2 has translation MASDKSVNSNHTLSTNVKIKVEPGTSMPVSIKNIKTEPGLSTTTTTTRLTSFRLPRDLTLGGNIKTEKSKKVYTPNLNAQRTKKKDDGVQNDSIKPVKGQEHNRGRGRGDRGKRTDRGRGKGSNLIQSSGIWSSGTSNTQIIKHGGGGGGGGTRDSDRSTQSALERPKLELNRNINKAEEEEKLKQLLRDDFIDDGEPLDYENGPIMLPMFKEAKVHKEEVKEKIEEEQDRKPTILENGEIKVPKFGVELKEDFDSIPKMIENKTNSYILIQFPDCLPGFVSNEEDTRPTRSNASNHDKENAHNSETNMCTLNSLKPGILGKLQILKSGKTRLLLGENNLIVDVGSHLSFRQDLLAAKVDTEQLNGDLINLGPVSNTLICSPDWESMLAKL, from the exons ATGGCTTCTGATAAGTCTGTTAATTCAAATCATACGCTTTCGACAAACGTTAAAATAAAAGTAGAGCCTGGGACATCGATGCCTGTTTCCATAAAGAACATTAAAACTGAACCTGGCTTATCTACTACTACAACAACAACCAGGTTAACTTCTTTCCGCTTGCCAAGAGACTTAACATTGGGAGGCAATATTAAGACTGAAAAATCCAAAAAAGTATACACGCCAAATTTAAATGCTCAAAGGACAAAGAAGAAAGA CGATGGGGTACAAAATGATTCGATAAAACCAGTTAAGGGTCAGGAACATAATAGAGGACGTGGCAGGGGTGACAGAGGTAAAAGGACCGATAGAGGACGTGGAAAAGGAAGCAACCTAATACAA TCTAGTGGTATATGGTCTAGTGGCACATCAAACACGCAAATAATAAAACacggcggcggcggtggtggaGGTGGTACTAGAGATAGTGATAGAAGCACTCAGTCAGCCCTAGAAAGGCCAAAACTCGAGTTAAATCGCAATATTAATAAAGCAGAAGAAgaggaaaaattaaaacaattGCTGAGAGATGATTTTATAGATGATGGAGAACCTTTAGATTATGAGAATGGACCTATTATGTTACCAATGTTCAAGGAag CGAAAGTGCACAAAGAAGAAGTTAAAGAGAAAATCGAAGAAGAACAGGACAGAAAACCAACTATTTTGGAGAATGGAGAGA TTAAGGTACCAAAATTTGGTGTGGAATTGAAAGAAGACTTTGATAGCATTCCCAAAATGATTGAAAATAAGACAAATTCTTACATTTTAATACAG TTTCCAGATTGTTTACCAGGTTTTGTAAGCAATGAAGAAGATACTAGACCAACTCGTTCGAACGCTTCAAATCACGACAAAGAAAATGCACACAATTCGGAAACAAACATGTGCACTTTAAATAGCTTGAAGCCTGGTATTCTAggcaaattacaaattttaaaatCTGGCAAAACACGCTTGTTATTGGGTGAAAACAACTTGATTGTGGACGTTGGATCACACCTTAGTTTCCGACAA GATCTCCTCGCCGCTAAAGTAGATACCGAACAATTAAATGGCGATTTAATTAATCTTGGACCTGTCAGCAATACACTTATTTGTTCACCTGATTGGGAATCCATGTTGGccaaattgtaa